Within Schumannella luteola, the genomic segment GTGAGCTCTTTGCCGACCCGGGTGTAGCCGCGGAACTGCGCGCTGTGGATGTTCTCGATATCGAGCTTCGCCTCGTCGGGCAGCTCGAAGAAGCGGCGCGACAGAGCCAGCACGTCGTCGATGAGCTGCTGCTCGATGCCGTGGCCGACGAGGTAGAAGAAGCCGACGTCGCGGGTCACCTGGCGCAGTTCGGCGCGGAAGGCGTCGGCCTCCTGAGCTCCGGCGTCGAGGCGGGACAGGTCGAGGATGGGGAGCGATTCGAGCACGTACTCATAATGCCCGGTTCTGGCACCTATAGGTGACCGTGTTGCCCGATAGCGCGCGGGATCGCCCGGTTCAGCGTGCGGTGATGGCGAGCACCGCGTCGTGGACGCGCCCGTTCGTCGCGAGTGCGCTGCCGGCGCCGAGGTCGTCGCCGCCGTCGAGCGAGGTGAATCGGCCACCGGCCTCGCGCACGATCGGCGCGATCGGCGCGAGGTCCCACGGCTTCAGGTCGTACTCGCCGGCCATGTCGACGGCGCCCTCCGCGACGAGCATGTACGACCAGATGTCGCCGATCGCCCGGCTGCGCCAGACCGCGCGGTTGAGCGCCGTGAGCTGCTCGAGGCGGCCCTCGGCATCCCAGCCCTGGAAGGAGTTGTAGCTGATGTTGGCCTCGCCGAGGGTCGCGACGTCACTGACCTGGATGCGGCGCGGCGCCTCGTCCTGCTGCTGCACGAAGGCGCCGTGACCGGTGGCGCCCCACCAGCGGCGGCCGAGGGCGGGGGAGCTGACGACGCCGACCTGCGGCACGCCGTCGATGACGAGGGCGATGAGGGTGCCCCAGATGGGCACGCCGCGCAGGAAGTTCGCGGTGCCGTCGATCGGGTCGAGAACCCAGACGCGGCCGTCGCCGAGCTCGCCGCCGAACTCCTCGCCGAAGATCGCGTCGCCGGGGCGCACGGCCTCGAGCTGCTCGCGGATGACCTTCTCGACCCGCGTGTCCGCATCCGTCACGTGCGTGCGGTCGGCCTTGAGCGACACGTCGAGGTCGGCGGCGCGGTAGCGATCGAGCGAGACCAGGTCGGCTTCGGCGGCGAGGGAGAGCGCGACGGCGAGGTCGTCGGCGAGGCTGTAGTCGGTCATCCCGTCAGGCTAGCGGCGCGGGGTGAACCGCCGGTGCTCACTCGGCGCGCGAGATCCCAGGGCGCAGGGTCGCGAGCAGGCGGCGCATCGAGTCGACGCGCTCCGGCGTCAGCCGGCCGTCCTCGACGGCCTCGTCGAGTGCGCAGTCGGGGGCGTCGGCGAGGTGCGTGCAGCCGCGCGGGCACTCCTCCGCGACGGCCGCGAGGTCGCTGAAACCCCGGATGACGTTGTCGGGGTCGACGTGGCCGAGGCCGAAGGAGCGCACGCCCGGGGTGTCGATGATCCAGCCGCCGCCGGGCAGGCGCAGCGAGACCGTCGACGACGAGGTGTGCCGGCCGCGACCCGTGACCGCGTTGACGACGCCGGTCGCGCGGCCCGCGCCGGGCACGAGCTCGTTGACGAGCGTCGACTTGCCGACGCCCGAGTGGCCGACCGCGACGGTGCTGCGGTCGCGCAGCACCTCGATGAGCTCGGTGATCGGGGCCTCGCCCTTC encodes:
- a CDS encoding inositol monophosphatase family protein, with amino-acid sequence MTDYSLADDLAVALSLAAEADLVSLDRYRAADLDVSLKADRTHVTDADTRVEKVIREQLEAVRPGDAIFGEEFGGELGDGRVWVLDPIDGTANFLRGVPIWGTLIALVIDGVPQVGVVSSPALGRRWWGATGHGAFVQQQDEAPRRIQVSDVATLGEANISYNSFQGWDAEGRLEQLTALNRAVWRSRAIGDIWSYMLVAEGAVDMAGEYDLKPWDLAPIAPIVREAGGRFTSLDGGDDLGAGSALATNGRVHDAVLAITAR